In Lolium rigidum isolate FL_2022 chromosome 7, APGP_CSIRO_Lrig_0.1, whole genome shotgun sequence, the DNA window CTCTGGGATCGCCCACCTCATGGATGTGGCATCGGAGCTTTACAATAATAGGAAAAGGCTGCGAGGGGTGGGATGAcatccacctcccccacggctggcaacTCAGCGCGTGgagggtaaccatgttatctgtgtCGCGATAGAGTCGGGTGAAGCACTAGGAGATCGTGTGGCGGcgtgttcttcttcctccagatCTCCTCGTGGACCTGGCGTATGGCTTTGACTTGACGTTGTTGGCAAAGTCGGGTAGGATCCTCGTTGTCGTATCGGGTTATCGGTGACGACGAGTTCATGCATGCCCTATGCGGCCAAAGACGGGAAGATTGAGGCCGAGGAGGAGCCGTCGTCGCTCAAGAATGATAACACAACTAAATATCTAGGTTACCTCACCTACTTGGCGGCGAAGGCCAAGGAGGAGGCCCGAAGGACCATCTCCCCGTAGTGCCGAAAGgggtggatggggaggaggcgcTCAGGCTCGCCATGAAGGCATCCGAGCTGCAAGGCACATCGGGCAGGCAGAGGCCTCATTCGACTGCCCACATGCCGAAAGGGATGGATGAGGAGAAGGCCCTCAGGCTCGCCACGGAGGCCTCGCGTGCGCCGGCTCCACCCGCACCAAAGTCACCATGGGACCAATGGCATGCACCCTATGGCAGTTCCACCACTGACATTCCCTACGACTGCTCCTCCACCGGTGTTCCCTCTAGCGGCGTCGGTGCCCAACTGACCCTAGGAGATGCCGGTGATCGTGGACCTGaccatgaggacgacgacgaggagcaaTAGACTAGGGTTTTGGCCTTTTTTTAGTTTCTATGTTCTTCTTTTTGGTTTCAACTatgtaaattaagtttgatatctAAACAAAATTATGAAGTTTCTTCTGGGTCGCGCCGCTAGGCAGCCCATACAGAACACAACTAAGATGGAGCCACAACCGATTTCGTATATGTGGCCCGACCCAAACAGATCAAAAGAGATACATTTGAGATCTATTTGTGTCGGGCCACCTGAGATGCCCATATAATGTGTCCGTTTTGGGTTGGGCCATTGGATTTGAGATGCCCTCATCAGGCCTATCGCCCGTCCACCGAAAACTCTAAAAAAGGCCGGTCTTCGCGAAGGTCTAAAAGTCTATCCACATGTGACACATGGCACGTTGTGGTGCCAGAATTTTGGtaggaagtggtctccctgctcgccaagtGTCGCAAGGGGGAAGCAAGGTGGGataggagaggagagagaaggacatGATGGTCTTTTCCCTTTTTTTAaagatttttttaataaaatatcttgcgaaccgtaagtccaaattacaaaccgttttcacttttgagatcctcacgtcaagatcttcaaaactagatcccatgttgataggtttcgagatactttttttcgtacttccaatactagTGTGATTGTACTCGtgcttcaactgataagtacttctgtttttagtgtatttgatgcagtttttccctttaccCAATAACTGTACTTACTCGTAGGGAATGTAACTGGTATTTCAAAATTATGACTAATATATTTCAAAATTTTGTTTGGATTTGAAAAAGGTGTTCAGTTTAAAAGGTTTATATTTTTTAGTTTTGTCCAGATTTGAAATTATTCGTATTTTAAAAATGTTTGTATTGTgaagaaacaagaaaagaaaaacagcacaaaacggaaaaaaaaaacagaagaacAGAGAAAAAACAGTTGTAAACCAGCCAAGAAAAACCTGACCGAAAGGTTCTGGAAAGTTTCCAAAAACGGAATAAACCAACTGCTGGGCCGGTCCATTTAGTGGTATGTGCGCTAGGAGAAGGTATGCCTTTCGCGGCTAATCGACCCAATGAGCGTCAAATAGGGATTGCTGCCGGACACCCCGCAACCCGGCGGCTGTATAGTGGGCCGGCCTAGGTTCTATTATTCTTTTCTTTCTCGTTTTTCTTTCCATTTATTCTTTGTTACTTTTAAAATTCGAATAACTacgaatttgaataatttttgaatctgaaacaatttttgaattagaatattttcagttttgaaatttttaaaatttgcacaattttcaaacttgaacattttttggatttgaacaatttttatattcaaacatttttcagaattgaatattttgaaatttgaatattttttgggTATGAACATTTTTCtaacttgaacaattttcaagatttttttttcaaatttgtttttttaatttgaaaCAATTCTgcattttttcaaaaatatttttaaaatttgaacatttttaaaaatctTCACATTTTCCAAAATTTAGATTTTAATTTTTAAatcataaaaaagaaaagaaaaaaagaaacaggaaagaaaaagaaatagaacagAAACTAAAAAAGAAGGCCGCCTGCACCAGCCGGTGTACAGGATCCGCCCACAGGTACTGTCAGGTCGGTAGCTCCCGCTACGAAGCACAAATTTGAGTGCGTAGCACTGGATTTCACATGCCCCCTTCCCTAGCTAGTCCCCGCGCCTGAGTCCGTAGCATGCCCAGCATCAACGCACGCATACCGCATACGAGTGACCCCTGCCTGCGTTGCTATGCGCATCTACGCACTACATTCTGAGCACATCCACGCATGTACCGATGCGCGACCTCTAAACCCGCGCACAATACTATACTTCCTGCACGGAGAGCAGATAATTTTACGGGTGCCGATGACTTTGTTGTTGGGACACCAAGAGCAACGACACAAAATCTCGCACCGTCCTGCAGGCTGCAGGTGCAGGGCTCCTGGCTACATTGTCATTGTAGATCTCAAGAAGAACCGCACTATTGTTTCAGACCTGGAAATGTTTTTGGTGAATTTGAAATTGGTCTCACGGGCTTCTCAGCCCCTACATAAACCCGCGCCATACTCGTAGCAAGTCGTATATCACCGTCTCAAGTGCATCCCTGGGATCAGAAGCTCACATACTCCAAGCAAGCGAAAGCAAATGGCTCCGATCTCTCGCCGTATGGTTGcctccgccctcttcgtcctgctCCTACTCGCCGCCACAGGTGATAAAGGTCTTCTTATTTTGTGAAGTGCTAGTAGATCAGATGTTCAGATATGCCGTGAATCTAGTGAACACTACATGATTTGCTTGTGACTTGCAGAGATGGGGACGACGAGGGTGGCGGAGGCGAGACACAGGCACAGGCACTGCGAGTCTCAGAGCCACAGGTTCCGTGGAGCGTGCTGGAGTGACAGCAACTGCGCGCACGTCTGCAACACGGAGGGCTTCCCCTCGGGCAACTGCAAGTTCCACGGCTTCGAGAGCAAGTGCTTTTGCAAGAAACCATGCTCCACATGACCCATCAGCTAGCCTAGTTAGCCGCGCACCGAGAACGCCGTCGATCGTGTCTTTCAACTTTTTTCCCATGTTCGTGTTTCTCTATCGCTTCTCCCGTGTTCATGTTCGTTTACCGAGCTAGCCTAGTTTTCTACTTCTTTCCATAGTGTTGTGTAACTCCTTCGGGTGGTTAGTTTTGCAAGTTTTTTTTACATGGTTTGTTTCTTAAGTTGTTTTGGTGGAGAAATAAAAGTGATCGTTGGTCCTACAGTCGGAAAGTAAACTACCCTCGTATTTGGGTGTCTATCAAGTAGTACTACAAACTATCTCTACCATTTATTTCACCAAGATCTGAAAGTTTTACACATCACCCCCTTCAGGTACATACATTCATGTTCAGAAAGGCACACATATTTTGCAAAATAGACTCTCAACTTCTTCGCCATCTCACTATCGACCGTGTTACATATCTACTATGGTTAAGATGCATTTTGTACACTCGTACATTATTACTTTCTCAAATATTAGTCACAATTTCTTGCACTATACACATAATTACATTAGATTCCATCAAAAAATTATGATTCTTTCATGACCAACATAAAGTGCATGAAAATAAAAAATGTGTTATTTTAAAACATTTCTGATTAC includes these proteins:
- the LOC124674201 gene encoding defensin-like protein CAL1, which encodes MAPISRRMVASALFVLLLLAATEMGTTRVAEARHRHRHCESQSHRFRGACWSDSNCAHVCNTEGFPSGNCKFHGFESKCFCKKPCST